A window of Rhipicephalus microplus isolate Deutch F79 chromosome X, USDA_Rmic, whole genome shotgun sequence genomic DNA:
AGGTCGTGTCGCTGATAGAGCATGTGACAAATGCGCTCGAATCCCGGCCATGCTTTGCTCTTTCGCCATTGCTCGATCGTATCAAGCACTATCTCTTTGTGCACCGGCGCTCCGGGCACGTTGAAAAAATAACAGTGTGCTCCTACCAGTGTTGCCGGAGATACGCTCTTTTTCGGCGTGCATTCAGCGTCGAACGAGCTGCAGGAATAAAAAAATTATCAACAGCTGTTAGCGAAGCGccttggccccgccgtggtggtctagtggctaaggtactcgctactgacccgcaggtcgccggatccaatcccggcttcggcggctgcatttccgatggaagtggaaatgctgtacgcccggGTGCTCAGAAtcgggtgtacgttaaagaaccccacgtggtcgaaatttccggagtcccccacttcggcgtctctcaaaaccatacggtggttttggggcgttaaaccccacacatataTCATTAGCAAACCGCTTTGCCGAGAGCCCAATGTCTATGGACACAATTCAGTCACcagaaaaaaggaaaataaagcaCTGAGGGAGAAAACTGTTGAATATGTGCGGGATAGTCACCAAGGCTTTTGTTACCCCCCCAATGCTCTATACTATAACTAATCCAGAGCACAATATCAAAATCACCGTCCActacctgtgtttgtaaacagctaAAAGGACTAATACCCTCCAGTGTTATAATATGGAAAGACGGGAAAGAGTTTTGGCCGTATACTGATCTTACGCGCACCAATATCTTATGATCTTATGCGCACCAACACAAACGAACCGTTGACAAAGAGTGCGCTGGTCCTTGTGAACTATTCGTTTGTGTCTACGTGTTGTATGCGCAAAAGTTTCAGTATGCGCGTGCTATTTGTCATATCTGATTCTCAGCTGATTTGTTTACCTCTTAAGCAGCGGTTTTTTGGCAGTGGCTTCCATATCGCAATATCCTCTCTAATACAGGTAACAGCAGCGGGCAGAGTTTTTCGGTGGGACAGTTCTGTCTTTTGTGAAGGCTATCAGTTTTGATAAGTGAGGTTCTAAAAagcctggcggtgccctggctgCTCTGAAGCGTGTTGGCAAGGTCGGAGGTAAAAATTCTGCCAGAACCAATTGAGTTTGTGTATATTTATCAGAACATTGCTAATTTTTGCCGAGGAAAAACATGTTTATGCTATGCCTGCCTATCATTTATAAGCCCCGTATATAGCCAACAGCAGCATACGTCATCCGTCAGTAACAACACTAGACAAAATTAAACAGCGCTAACGAGCACTGTTATGAAGTTCTCGACAATACGAGAAATCGGGGCACTGCTATGCTATTCATTCCCTCGCTGAAACACTGGGCTGGCTTCGGTAAATTGTGATGTTgcataagaatatatatatatatatatatatatatatatatatatatatatatatatatatatatatatatatatatatatatatatatatatatatatatatatattcaactgTACTTCAATAAAACAACGTCTAACCACGTTATTATGACGTGAATGTAAGAAAATTACAGTACAAGTGAGTTCAAAACATGCAATTACATGCAATTTAAACGATAACAGTATTACTGTGCCCCCAAATCTTGACCTCATTTCACAAAGGACGCcgttgagggctccggaagttcgcTGATTACCTTCGGTAATTTAACGCCTATTTTAGTCTATCATTTTTTTCCAAGTACACGTGCACAAGGCTCAGACATTATTGCTTCAACCGAAGATGAACCCGCCGCAGCTTGGATGTCTTCTCGCTGCCTTCGAGTGACTTGTCGAGCTTCGTAAACACTAGACCACCTTTGTGGGTACCGACTAAGTGCAGCGCGTATTCTGATGTCACGCATTATCAAGCATTTCTTATTTATGACATCTATCACTCAAAAAATTTCATAAAAGTTCACCTACTTGGGACAGGTTTCTTTCAAGAGTCTGCTACAGCGCTTTGGCTCCTCGAACAGCAGCGGCGAGAAGGTGTCGATTATGCCATTCTGTCTCAGGTGAAGGTCGTCCGTCTTGATTTGTGAGGTGCGGTCCTTCTGGAGCTTATTGTCAGCCTTGGACAAAAAATATTCAGGGAGCAGCAGCTAAGTTtgatttctttgtattttttagaGCATCATTCGATTTGAATAGAGTAAAGACGGTGTTTATATGATAACTCCATATTATCCGCAATATCCAGTGGTATGGGCGGTGTTATCCATGATGTAATGAACGTCAATAGATAGCCATTGCTGGCGGGTGCTGGTATATCaggcgagtaaatacggtaaaccaGAACACCAACGGTTACCATTCATCACTTTGCGAACACGTAACGAATGGGCACGCTTTAAGTGTTTCTGACGCATATAAGAAAAGCCGATTTGCCGTAGTAACGATGCGTAATGCAGATGCGTTATGTGGAAACGATGCGTAATGCAGAATAACGCTTATGAAATGTTCACATCAGTCGCAAGTCGCGAGACTAACGCAAGTCATTTGCGTTAGCATTTCACACTACATGATCTGCTCCTCTATAAAACAAACATTAGCGGGAAGATAATATCGGTGGTGTTCTCCTGAAATCATAGAATCAGCCCTCTGTAACGTGGCAGGTGCCGGAAAGCCTGATATTCTTGATTGATCTAAAGACTTACGATCACCTTCTATTGAAAAATCAGGCAAGTTAACGTAATGTTGTTGAAGGCAATGCCGATTGTTCATTTGCGTTTTCTTTATATGTATACTTGTAATGTTTTGCTTGCACACTGCTTCAGTGAATAAAATATCTCCTTTTTTATTAGGCAAACTGCGTTGTTCGACTGCTTTTGGTTTATAAATGCGAGTTCCATGTTAGACAAACATGATTACGACGCCTCTATGCCCCTAGAAATCATATGCTTTGTGATTCACGTTCTGCACCGCAATAACGATCACTCTGGCACATAAACGCGGTAGTTCCATGCGTATTAAACGAAACCATAGTCTAATATGTGTGATTCTTTAAGAACAGCGATTGAGATGTACATATGAAGCGAAATTATACGCCAAGGTTTTATGTCTATCATACAAATCATCAATTTGACAGACAACCTTACTACACAAAAAGCGAAAGGGTCCCTTCAATATGCTGCCGCTGTGAACAGCCAGGCTCACCTGATTGAGCGGAAGAAGACGGCGTTGCGCTGAGTCGAAGTGGTCGTTTGCTTTTCGTTTCTCCATGCTACAGCCCGCCTTGTGTGCAACCATTGGCGTGGCGAACCGTCTGGTCAAAGGAGGCATGCGAGGTTGCTTCCTCGTACTCTTAGCCTTCTGGAACCTGGACCAAACTGCTTGCGATGCGACGTGGCGTTAGAACAAGGCA
This region includes:
- the LOC142775069 gene encoding uncharacterized protein LOC142775069, with amino-acid sequence MPPLTRRFATPMVAHKAGCSMEKRKANDHFDSAQRRLLPLNQADNKLQKDRTSQIKTDDLHLRQNGIIDTFSPLLFEEPKRCSRLLKETCPNSFDAECTPKKSVSPATLVGAHCYFFNVPGAPVHKEIVLDTIEQWRKSKAWPGFERICHMLYQRHDLSKAVVQEELNLLVDYEAVIKVDYKDNTSYRNAAKWVTTPLLDIMGNIKPCGTSHVRVDGVHECQLRTADIVIFLALLLLLHLISGVGGSLLGEATGKKPLSGEGEVSSEAISNVGDGYHTSSSEAHSEERRSREFYVPISLDITDCPRRI